A region from the Elusimicrobiaceae bacterium genome encodes:
- a CDS encoding ribonuclease HI family protein, protein MKLLINIDGGCRGNPGPGSSAVVIKDETGRLLKEEGRYLGPLTTNNKAEFTALHVALECARELRADELDIRSDSLLLVKQYSGEFRIKNPDLAALMTQIRALAKHFARVRLSHVRRELNREADALANRVLDSAERGESGPAVQPDTAAGRPGAPAADRQGRANPPAGNWSPKPAARGKKHAEKPADAGGPEQLTLF, encoded by the coding sequence ATGAAACTTCTGATCAATATAGACGGCGGCTGCCGGGGCAACCCGGGGCCCGGCTCGTCCGCCGTGGTCATAAAAGACGAAACAGGCCGGCTGCTGAAAGAAGAAGGCCGGTATCTGGGCCCGCTGACAACCAACAATAAAGCGGAATTCACGGCGCTGCACGTCGCGCTGGAGTGCGCGCGCGAACTGCGCGCGGACGAGCTGGACATCCGCTCCGATTCGCTGCTGCTGGTCAAACAGTACAGCGGCGAATTCCGCATAAAAAACCCGGACCTCGCGGCTCTGATGACTCAAATCCGCGCACTGGCAAAACATTTCGCGCGGGTAAGGCTTTCGCATGTGCGGCGCGAACTGAACCGCGAGGCTGACGCGCTGGCCAACCGTGTGCTGGACTCCGCCGAACGCGGCGAATCCGGCCCGGCAGTTCAGCCGGACACCGCGGCCGGCCGGCCCGGCGCCCCCGCGGCGGACAGGCAGGGCCGCGCAAATCCGCCTGCCGGCAATTGGAGCCCCAAGCCCGCCGCGCGCGGAAAAAAACACGCGGAAAAACCGGCTGACGCCGGCGGGCCGGAACAGCTGACACTATTTTGA
- a CDS encoding class II aldolase/adducin family protein, translated as MTEAETRERIVETGRRLHAAGFVAANDGNISARLPGGFVLATPTGVSKGFMRASELCVTDMSGRQVSGPLKPSSELKMHLLIYSLRPDIGAIVHAHPVTATGFAAAGLNLDQPVIAETAVTLGPVALAPYGTPGTDELADALRPLVPGHDAVLLANHGAVTYAADLERALFMMESMEHCARITLVTRQLGRTSPIPPRQLEKLAALRRAGEPLRQDEEAVISAVTAALAEFNRRCTGA; from the coding sequence GTGACGGAAGCCGAAACAAGGGAAAGGATCGTTGAAACCGGCAGGCGGCTTCACGCCGCCGGGTTCGTCGCCGCCAATGACGGCAACATCAGCGCCCGCCTGCCCGGCGGTTTTGTGCTGGCAACCCCGACGGGTGTAAGCAAAGGGTTCATGCGCGCGTCGGAGCTGTGCGTTACCGACATGTCGGGCCGGCAGGTTTCCGGGCCGCTCAAACCGTCTTCGGAGCTGAAAATGCATCTTCTGATCTATTCGCTCCGGCCGGATATCGGGGCTATAGTGCACGCCCACCCGGTCACTGCGACGGGCTTTGCGGCGGCGGGGCTGAATCTGGACCAGCCGGTCATAGCGGAAACCGCCGTCACGCTTGGCCCTGTGGCGCTCGCTCCCTACGGCACTCCGGGCACAGACGAACTGGCTGACGCGCTGCGCCCGCTCGTGCCCGGCCATGACGCCGTTCTGCTCGCCAACCACGGAGCGGTAACATATGCGGCGGATCTCGAACGGGCGCTGTTTATGATGGAAAGCATGGAGCATTGCGCCAGGATAACGCTTGTCACCCGTCAGCTGGGCCGAACCAGCCCCATACCGCCGCGTCAGCTGGAAAAGCTGGCCGCCCTGCGCCGGGCGGGCGAACCGCTCCGGCAGGACGAAGAAGCCGTAATCTCAGCCGTAACCGCCGCGCTGGCGGAATTTAACCGCCGTTGCACCGGAGCATAA
- a CDS encoding nitroreductase family protein, producing the protein MDAIDAIVGRHSVRKYIKAAIPREQLETIVDCGRLAATAVNRQPWEFVVVTAQAALDELTAICPNNAPFFKDCGAVVLVLSREEKYYLEDCAAATQNILIAATALGLGTCWVAGDKKDYAPAVLSFAGAPGGFRLVSMVGIGVAAEKGNAPKRKLSEVLHWEQF; encoded by the coding sequence ATGGATGCGATTGACGCGATTGTCGGACGGCACAGCGTGCGCAAGTACATAAAGGCTGCCATTCCGCGCGAACAGCTGGAAACCATCGTGGATTGCGGCCGGCTCGCCGCAACGGCCGTCAACCGCCAGCCGTGGGAATTTGTAGTGGTTACCGCGCAGGCGGCGCTGGACGAACTGACTGCCATCTGTCCCAATAACGCGCCGTTTTTCAAGGATTGCGGAGCGGTTGTGCTGGTGCTGTCGCGCGAGGAAAAATACTATCTCGAAGACTGCGCCGCCGCCACTCAGAATATCCTCATAGCCGCGACCGCGCTGGGTCTGGGCACCTGCTGGGTGGCGGGCGATAAAAAGGATTACGCGCCCGCGGTGCTGAGTTTTGCCGGCGCGCCCGGCGGGTTTAGGCTGGTCAGCATGGTGGGCATCGGTGTGGCCGCAGAGAAAGGCAATGCGCCCAAGCGCAAACTTTCCGAGGTGCTGCACTGGGAACAGTTTTAG
- a CDS encoding NUDIX hydrolase — MIRKEFSSGGVITDGERVCVIVIRNIRGAEIVTLPKGHVERGETPRMAALREAEEETGCRCEILRPAGRVRYSFQTDSGDSIRKTVQWYLMRLKEITGRAPDPAEISEVRWLTFDEAERTVRYPSDRRLVKLARQYRQPGSLSAKPAC, encoded by the coding sequence ATGATTCGGAAAGAATTTTCAAGCGGAGGCGTGATTACCGACGGCGAGCGGGTTTGCGTTATTGTCATACGCAACATCCGCGGCGCGGAAATAGTTACGCTGCCAAAAGGCCATGTCGAACGCGGCGAAACGCCCCGCATGGCCGCACTGCGCGAGGCGGAGGAAGAAACCGGCTGCCGATGCGAAATTCTGCGCCCGGCAGGCCGGGTGCGCTACAGTTTCCAGACCGATAGCGGCGATTCAATCCGGAAAACAGTGCAGTGGTATCTGATGCGCCTGAAGGAAATTACCGGGCGCGCGCCGGATCCGGCGGAAATATCCGAGGTGCGTTGGCTGACATTTGACGAAGCTGAACGCACTGTGCGTTACCCCAGCGACCGCCGGCTCGTGAAACTGGCCCGCCAGTACCGCCAGCCAGGCTCCTTGTCCGCCAAACCAGCCTGTTAG
- the gatA gene encoding Asp-tRNA(Asn)/Glu-tRNA(Gln) amidotransferase subunit GatA, translating to MRTAFETAEAVRAGKLGAEESINESLAAIKAKNGELNAFLEVFEEDALTRARELDAKIKAGKPAGKLAGVPVAIKDNILYEGRLCTCASKILQGHRAVYSAEAVRRLLSEDAVIVGRTNMDEFAMGSSGENSAFGPVRNPLDISRVPGGSSSGSAAAVAAGMVPVALGSDTGGSVRQPGALCGVTALKPSYGRVSRRGLVAFGSSLDQIGHFTADARDSALVLSVTAGHDSGDSTCVDKPVPAWHETIGAGVRGLKIGLPKEYFVAGMDPETEKLVRAAAARLETAGARLVDISLPHTKYAVPVYYIIASSEASSNLARFDGMRYGFAAGKTGASLNLKQAYEKSRAAFGAEVKRRIMLGTYALSSGYYDAYYAKAQRVRTLIKRDFDAAFEKVDVILTPTVPAPAFKIGEKTDDPVSMYLSDIFTIPCNLAGLPGLSVPCGKTAAGLPAGVQFLAAPFNEAAVFTAAQGLRADGAA from the coding sequence ATGAGAACCGCTTTTGAAACCGCCGAAGCAGTGCGCGCCGGAAAACTGGGCGCGGAAGAAAGCATAAACGAATCGCTCGCCGCGATAAAAGCGAAAAACGGGGAACTGAACGCGTTTCTGGAAGTGTTTGAAGAGGACGCGCTCACCCGCGCGCGGGAGCTGGACGCAAAAATCAAAGCCGGAAAACCGGCCGGAAAACTCGCGGGCGTGCCGGTCGCGATCAAAGACAATATCCTGTATGAAGGCCGGCTCTGCACCTGCGCTTCCAAAATCCTGCAGGGACACCGCGCGGTTTATTCCGCCGAAGCTGTGCGCCGCCTGCTCAGCGAAGACGCCGTAATCGTGGGCCGCACGAACATGGACGAGTTCGCGATGGGCTCGTCGGGCGAGAATTCGGCGTTCGGGCCGGTCCGCAACCCGCTGGATATTTCGCGCGTTCCGGGCGGCTCAAGCAGCGGCAGCGCGGCGGCCGTGGCGGCGGGCATGGTGCCCGTGGCGCTGGGGTCCGACACGGGCGGCTCGGTCCGCCAGCCGGGCGCGCTGTGCGGCGTGACCGCGCTCAAGCCGAGCTACGGCCGGGTATCGCGGCGGGGCCTGGTGGCGTTCGGCTCCAGCCTCGACCAGATCGGGCATTTTACCGCCGACGCGCGCGACAGCGCGCTGGTGCTTTCCGTAACCGCCGGGCACGACTCGGGCGACAGCACCTGCGTGGACAAACCGGTTCCCGCCTGGCACGAAACCATCGGAGCCGGCGTGCGGGGCCTCAAAATCGGCCTGCCGAAAGAATATTTTGTTGCCGGGATGGACCCGGAAACAGAAAAACTGGTGCGCGCCGCCGCGGCCAGGCTGGAAACCGCGGGAGCCCGGCTCGTGGACATAAGCCTGCCGCACACGAAATACGCGGTGCCGGTTTACTATATAATAGCGTCGAGCGAAGCATCGAGCAATCTGGCGCGGTTTGACGGCATGCGCTACGGCTTCGCCGCCGGAAAAACCGGCGCGTCCCTCAATTTAAAACAGGCTTACGAAAAATCGCGCGCCGCGTTCGGAGCGGAAGTCAAACGCCGCATCATGCTCGGCACCTACGCGCTCAGCTCCGGCTATTACGACGCGTATTACGCGAAAGCCCAGCGCGTGCGCACCCTCATAAAACGCGATTTCGACGCGGCATTTGAAAAAGTGGACGTCATTCTTACGCCCACCGTGCCCGCGCCGGCTTTTAAAATAGGTGAAAAAACGGACGATCCGGTTTCGATGTACCTGTCCGATATATTCACCATCCCGTGCAATCTGGCGGGCCTGCCGGGCCTGTCGGTTCCGTGCGGGAAAACGGCGGCGGGCCTGCCGGCCGGCGTGCAGTTTCTGGCCGCGCCGTTTAACGAGGCGGCTGTTTTCACGGCGGCGCAAGGGCTGAGGGCCGACGGCGCGGCCTGA
- the gatC gene encoding Asp-tRNA(Asn)/Glu-tRNA(Gln) amidotransferase subunit GatC, which yields MKVTQAEVEKIARLAMLELTPQELALYGAQFERILELVGHLDAVDTSGVPETANVHGFENVLRQDELRPFANGAAILANAPEREYSLFKVKKVIE from the coding sequence ATGAAAGTCACACAGGCTGAAGTGGAAAAAATCGCGCGGCTGGCCATGCTGGAACTGACCCCGCAGGAACTTGCGCTTTACGGCGCGCAGTTTGAGCGGATACTGGAACTGGTCGGGCATCTCGACGCGGTGGACACCTCCGGCGTGCCCGAAACCGCGAACGTGCACGGCTTTGAAAACGTCCTGCGCCAGGACGAACTCCGGCCGTTCGCCAACGGCGCGGCCATTCTCGCCAACGCGCCCGAACGGGAATACAGCCTGTTCAAGGTAAAAAAGGTGATCGAATAA
- a CDS encoding UvrD-helicase domain-containing protein, whose amino-acid sequence MELSSPKYDISFLAKLNPRQREAVECSGGPTLIIAGAGTGKTRTITCRIAKLIADGVPPWRILAVTFTNKAAGEMRERVEKLVPGAGSKVWIYTFHSFGARLLRQHAERLNLPRDFTIYDDDDQKKIIRNIFDELGDKTEKNKAGLYLNIISRAKDDMLDAQSYAIHSQTSNSSFRLPVADIYLRYEKKLREAGALDFGDLLLKTMELLRDKPDIREHYQEYFRHILVDEYQDTNRTQYIITKTLAQKHRNLCVVGDPDQSIYSWRGADIRNILEFEDDFKDTRVIALEQNYRSTANILNAADTLIRNNTKRRAKTLYTSKTGGDPVVAQEMTDERHEARWVADTITRLVGEEGFNYRDMAVFYRTNAQSRLFEESLRRAAISYRLVGTVRFYDRAEIKDALSYARLLVNPYDTVCLQRVINTPARGIGKTAQDRVMAFANGRGISFYEGLNAAHEIELAPAARRGISDFCNLLGQLRMEMNNTAPSAIMERLLSLSGYWESVESQLDKDPADTKSRLGNLSELVNAVKDYEERAKENATLSGFLEEVSLTASADQSSGEQNGVTLMTVHLAKGLEFPAVFLTGLEEGLFPIGAGNTSEDEMEEERRLCYVGMTRAMEQLYVTHTAARKVFGRQYTNLPSRFLFESRLMTKSRYRDEQDDRPDTGFLPPPRSQAQARPSSVSGGRVRHAVFGAGRIVGESGSGDNKKITVVFDSGKRQVFMLRYAPLEIL is encoded by the coding sequence ATGGAACTTTCTTCACCGAAGTACGATATCTCGTTTCTCGCCAAGCTCAATCCCCGGCAGCGGGAAGCGGTGGAATGCAGCGGCGGCCCGACCCTCATCATAGCGGGCGCGGGCACCGGGAAAACCCGCACCATCACCTGCCGCATCGCCAAACTGATAGCGGACGGGGTGCCGCCCTGGCGCATTCTGGCGGTCACATTCACCAATAAAGCCGCGGGCGAGATGCGCGAGCGCGTGGAAAAACTGGTGCCGGGAGCCGGGTCGAAAGTGTGGATCTACACGTTCCATTCGTTCGGGGCGCGGCTGCTGCGCCAGCACGCGGAACGGCTCAACCTGCCCAGGGATTTTACGATTTACGACGATGACGACCAGAAAAAAATCATCCGCAACATCTTCGACGAGCTCGGCGACAAGACCGAGAAGAACAAAGCCGGCCTGTACTTAAACATCATCTCGCGCGCCAAGGACGACATGCTTGACGCGCAGTCCTACGCCATCCATTCGCAGACCTCCAATTCCTCATTCCGGCTGCCGGTGGCGGACATCTACCTGCGTTACGAAAAAAAACTGCGCGAAGCGGGCGCGCTGGATTTCGGCGACCTGCTGCTTAAAACAATGGAACTGCTGCGCGACAAACCCGATATCCGCGAGCATTACCAGGAATATTTCCGGCACATTCTGGTGGACGAATACCAGGACACCAACCGCACCCAGTATATCATCACCAAAACGCTCGCGCAGAAACACCGCAATCTGTGCGTGGTGGGCGACCCGGACCAGTCCATTTATTCATGGCGCGGCGCCGATATCCGCAACATTCTGGAATTCGAAGACGATTTTAAAGACACCCGCGTCATAGCGCTGGAACAGAATTACCGTTCCACCGCCAACATACTTAACGCAGCCGACACGCTCATCCGCAACAACACCAAACGCCGCGCGAAAACCCTTTACACCTCGAAAACAGGAGGCGACCCCGTAGTCGCGCAGGAAATGACCGACGAGCGGCACGAAGCGCGCTGGGTGGCCGACACCATTACACGGCTGGTGGGCGAGGAAGGCTTCAACTACCGGGACATGGCGGTTTTCTACCGCACGAACGCGCAGAGCCGTCTGTTTGAAGAATCGCTCCGGCGCGCCGCAATCTCCTACCGGCTGGTGGGCACGGTGCGGTTTTACGACCGCGCGGAAATAAAGGACGCGCTGTCCTACGCGCGGCTGCTGGTCAACCCCTACGACACCGTCTGCCTCCAGCGCGTTATCAACACTCCAGCGCGCGGGATCGGCAAGACCGCGCAGGACCGAGTGATGGCGTTCGCCAACGGGCGCGGCATCTCGTTTTACGAGGGCCTCAACGCCGCGCATGAAATAGAGCTTGCCCCGGCGGCCCGGCGCGGCATAAGCGATTTCTGCAATCTGCTCGGCCAGCTGCGGATGGAAATGAACAATACCGCGCCGTCGGCGATCATGGAACGGCTGCTGAGCCTGTCGGGCTACTGGGAAAGCGTGGAGTCGCAGCTGGACAAAGATCCCGCCGACACCAAGTCGCGCCTGGGCAACCTGTCGGAACTTGTAAACGCGGTAAAAGATTACGAGGAACGCGCGAAAGAAAACGCCACGCTGTCGGGTTTTCTGGAGGAAGTTTCCCTGACCGCGAGCGCCGACCAGAGTTCCGGCGAACAAAACGGCGTCACGCTGATGACGGTGCATCTGGCCAAGGGGCTGGAATTTCCCGCGGTGTTTCTGACGGGCCTTGAGGAAGGGCTTTTTCCGATCGGAGCGGGCAATACCAGCGAAGACGAAATGGAGGAGGAACGCCGCCTCTGTTATGTGGGCATGACGCGCGCGATGGAACAGCTTTACGTCACGCATACCGCCGCCCGAAAAGTGTTCGGCAGGCAGTACACCAATCTGCCGTCGCGGTTTCTGTTTGAAAGCAGGCTGATGACCAAATCGCGCTACCGCGACGAACAGGACGACCGGCCTGACACGGGGTTCCTGCCTCCGCCCCGGTCGCAGGCGCAGGCTCGGCCGTCGTCCGTTTCAGGCGGGCGGGTGCGGCATGCGGTGTTCGGCGCGGGACGGATTGTGGGCGAGTCCGGTTCCGGCGACAACAAAAAAATCACGGTCGTATTCGATTCCGGCAAGCGGCAGGTGTTCATGCTCCGCTACGCACCGTTGGAGATACTCTGA
- the gatB gene encoding Asp-tRNA(Asn)/Glu-tRNA(Gln) amidotransferase subunit GatB: MPETVFEPVIGLEIHVQLNTATKLFCGCAADSAAAPNTNICPVCTGQPGSLPVLNRKAVELAVRAAAALDCEISERSVFSRKNYFYPDCPRNYQISQYDKPLALRGRIRIETGPAEHTAEKIIGITRVHVEDDAGKSLHAIGSAELDYTLVDFNRAGVPLIEIVSEPDMRSPDEAYSYLAALKNALVWSGVSSCDMEKGELRVDVNLSLRPAGQERFGTKVELKNLNSFKAVKDALHHEITRQAAVLNSGGIIMQETRLWDEKAGQTVLMRIKEDAHDYRYFPEPDLVPLAPAPGWVAEIKAALPELPQARRARFIRDYALGPYDAGVLLGDRATGDYFEAVMRAGKLPAKTAANWIGTNMLAKLNSEKLTAAGSKIRPEALAELLALIEAGRISATTGKEVFERMWATGKAAADIVAESGLAQVSDDGALRDWAKAAIAANPKAVEDLKSGNEKAISALVGFIMRQSKGKANPGLANKIIRELTGRA; the protein is encoded by the coding sequence ATGCCGGAAACCGTTTTCGAACCAGTGATAGGCCTTGAAATCCATGTGCAGTTAAACACCGCGACAAAACTGTTCTGCGGCTGCGCGGCGGACAGTGCCGCCGCGCCCAACACCAACATCTGCCCGGTCTGCACCGGCCAGCCGGGCTCGCTGCCCGTGCTCAACCGCAAAGCCGTGGAACTGGCGGTCAGGGCGGCCGCAGCGCTCGACTGCGAGATAAGCGAACGCTCCGTTTTTTCGCGCAAGAATTATTTTTATCCCGACTGCCCCCGCAATTACCAGATTTCGCAATACGACAAACCGCTCGCCCTGCGCGGGCGGATAAGAATAGAAACCGGGCCGGCGGAACATACGGCCGAAAAAATTATCGGCATCACGCGGGTGCATGTAGAGGACGACGCCGGGAAATCGCTCCACGCCATCGGCAGCGCGGAACTTGATTACACGCTGGTGGATTTCAACCGCGCGGGCGTGCCGCTTATCGAGATCGTGTCGGAACCGGACATGCGCTCGCCGGACGAAGCCTACAGCTACCTTGCAGCCCTCAAAAACGCGCTTGTGTGGTCCGGCGTATCCAGCTGCGACATGGAAAAAGGCGAACTGCGGGTGGACGTCAATCTGTCGCTCCGGCCAGCCGGACAGGAGCGGTTCGGCACGAAAGTGGAACTGAAAAACCTCAATTCGTTCAAGGCGGTAAAAGACGCCCTGCACCACGAAATAACACGGCAGGCCGCGGTGCTGAACTCGGGCGGGATCATCATGCAGGAAACACGGCTGTGGGACGAGAAAGCCGGGCAAACGGTGCTGATGCGGATCAAGGAAGACGCGCACGACTACCGCTATTTCCCCGAACCGGATCTGGTGCCGCTCGCGCCCGCACCCGGCTGGGTGGCGGAAATAAAGGCCGCTCTGCCGGAACTGCCGCAGGCCCGCAGGGCACGGTTTATCAGGGATTACGCGCTCGGGCCTTATGACGCGGGCGTGCTGCTGGGCGACCGCGCGACCGGCGATTATTTCGAGGCGGTTATGCGGGCCGGGAAACTGCCGGCAAAAACCGCCGCGAACTGGATCGGGACGAACATGCTGGCTAAACTCAATTCCGAAAAACTTACCGCCGCCGGGTCTAAAATCCGGCCCGAAGCGCTGGCGGAGCTGCTTGCGCTGATCGAAGCGGGCAGGATTTCCGCTACAACCGGCAAAGAGGTTTTCGAACGGATGTGGGCAACGGGCAAAGCCGCCGCCGACATAGTGGCGGAGAGCGGGCTGGCCCAGGTGTCGGACGACGGCGCGCTGCGCGACTGGGCAAAAGCGGCGATCGCGGCCAACCCCAAGGCGGTTGAGGATTTGAAATCAGGCAACGAAAAAGCGATCAGCGCGCTGGTGGGCTTCATAATGCGCCAGTCGAAAGGAAAGGCGAACCCCGGGCTCGCCAACAAAATCATCAGGGAACTGACTGGGCGGGCATAA
- a CDS encoding polyphenol oxidase family protein produces MTDTQTTGQPVPQIMPAPITDPRLSALGATHGSTFYAHGDMKTAAARKSFFTRLGIAPARIMLLHQIHSADALEVLRADDVARYGFRPRPNADGWILGGGLRGIGAAVYSADCAPVFLWDKKAASVAILHCGWRGTVAGFAGKAARRMTELGAAGPLNAFIAPHIGACCFEVGPEVACQFNPACVTRKNGRDYADITLELTLQLQAAGLNRADIRSAPQCTRCSGETYHSFRRTGRTSAMLSYILL; encoded by the coding sequence ATGACCGATACGCAGACGACAGGCCAGCCTGTGCCGCAAATCATGCCCGCCCCGATTACCGACCCGCGCCTGAGCGCGCTGGGCGCAACGCACGGCTCCACTTTTTACGCGCACGGCGACATGAAAACGGCCGCCGCGCGGAAAAGTTTTTTTACGCGGCTCGGCATCGCGCCGGCCCGCATCATGCTGCTGCACCAGATCCACAGCGCGGACGCGCTCGAGGTGCTGCGCGCCGATGATGTGGCGCGCTACGGGTTCCGCCCGCGCCCCAACGCCGACGGCTGGATTCTGGGCGGCGGCCTGCGCGGGATAGGCGCGGCCGTCTATTCGGCCGACTGCGCGCCGGTGTTCTTATGGGACAAAAAAGCCGCTTCGGTCGCCATTCTGCACTGCGGGTGGCGCGGCACGGTGGCGGGTTTTGCTGGTAAAGCCGCGCGCCGGATGACTGAACTGGGCGCGGCGGGCCCGCTGAACGCGTTTATCGCGCCGCATATCGGGGCCTGCTGTTTTGAGGTGGGGCCTGAAGTGGCCTGCCAGTTCAACCCCGCCTGCGTGACCCGGAAAAACGGGCGCGATTACGCCGACATAACGCTCGAACTGACGCTTCAGCTGCAAGCGGCGGGGCTTAACCGGGCCGATATCCGTTCCGCCCCGCAATGCACCAGATGCAGCGGTGAAACATACCATTCGTTCCGCCGCACCGGCCGTACCAGCGCGATGCTTTCCTATATTCTGCTCTGA
- the murI gene encoding glutamate racemase, whose translation MRQRPIGIFDSGLGGLTVLKAVQRLLPNENIIYYGDTAHVPYGSKSKKTVTDYSLAIADFLTGRHIKLLVIACNTASASAADILKKHLSIPVTGVIVPGAQAACRASGTGRIAVIGTEATIRSGAYDKAIRKISKTARVFNKACPLLVPLVEEGWWNDDITDLTARKYLEPLRGCGADTLILGCTHYPVIRPVIQRAIGGGVTLVDSAEATAAAVRDMLRAQSLLRRSSGGRTAFYASDDPVRFARLAKNILGRPVAKVNLKKLAN comes from the coding sequence ATGCGGCAGCGGCCTATAGGAATTTTCGATTCCGGGCTGGGCGGACTCACCGTCTTAAAGGCGGTCCAGCGGCTTCTGCCGAACGAGAACATTATTTATTACGGCGACACGGCGCATGTGCCGTACGGCTCCAAATCGAAAAAAACGGTCACGGATTATTCGCTGGCGATAGCGGATTTCCTGACCGGAAGGCATATCAAACTGCTGGTGATAGCGTGCAACACCGCGTCCGCCTCGGCGGCTGATATCCTGAAAAAACACCTGAGCATTCCCGTAACCGGGGTGATCGTGCCCGGCGCGCAGGCGGCCTGCCGGGCAAGCGGGACGGGCAGGATCGCGGTTATCGGAACCGAAGCCACCATCCGCTCCGGCGCGTATGACAAGGCGATCAGAAAAATCAGCAAAACGGCGCGGGTGTTCAACAAAGCCTGCCCGCTGCTAGTGCCGCTGGTGGAGGAAGGCTGGTGGAACGACGACATCACCGACCTGACCGCGCGCAAATACCTGGAGCCGCTGCGCGGCTGCGGAGCCGACACCCTTATTCTCGGCTGCACCCATTATCCCGTCATCAGGCCGGTCATTCAGCGCGCGATAGGCGGCGGGGTAACGCTGGTTGACTCGGCTGAAGCTACCGCCGCCGCGGTACGCGACATGCTGCGCGCGCAGTCGCTTCTGCGCCGGTCTTCCGGCGGCAGAACCGCGTTTTACGCGAGCGACGATCCCGTCCGGTTCGCAAGGCTCGCCAAAAACATTCTTGGCCGGCCCGTGGCGAAAGTAAACCTCAAAAAACTGGCGAACTGA